AACCAACAAGTGGAGAAAGTGGCAGTGAAAGAATGGCTGAGGAGGCTCAAAAGTGTTGCTTATGATGCAGATAATGTGCTTGATGAGTTCAACTATGAAGTTTTAAGACGTAAATTGGAGATCCAGAACCGATTGATGGGAAAGGTACGCAATTTCTTCTCACGCTCTAACCCAATTGCGTTTCGTCTTAAAATGGCCCATAAGCTTAAGGATATCAATGAAGAGTTGGATGGAATCAGAAAGGATGCAAATGACTTCAACTTTGGAGTACTGGATCtgtactcatcatcatcatcatcaacttaTGATTCCACCCCATCCTCCATGATGTACAAAGCTGATGACAGGCAAACCACCTCTATTATAGACGATTCGAAAGTAGTTGGAAGGAGAGATGATAAATCAAAAGTAGTGAATATGCTTGTCAACACTAGCAATGATCAAATCATCTCGGTCTTCCCCATTGTAGGAATGGGGGGACTTGGTAAGACCACTCTTGCTCAATCGGTCTTCAATGATTTGTCAATTGTGAAGAACTTTGATTTAAGAATGTGGGTATGCGTGTCTGAACCATTTGAAGTCCATAGACTTCTAAAAGAAATCATAGAATCAGCTAGTGGTGGAACTAAATGTGATGCATCAAACTTGGATGTCATAGCACGAAAGCTCCAAGAGAAATTGATGGGCAAACGTTTTTTGCTTGTACTGGATGATGTTTGGAGTGAAGATGGTGAAAAATGGGACAACTTGATAAATCCCTTAAAATCTGGTAGTGTAGGTAGCAAAATTATTGTGACTACACGTAGCAATAATATTGCAAAGATGATGAGTACCCCAAATTACATTCATCATTTGGGAACATTATCAGACCGAGATTGTTGGTCTTTGTTTAGTCAAAGAGCATTTAGTCATGGCGAGATCCCCCCCAATAATCTGGTGGATATTGGAAAGAGAATCGTAAAGAAGTGTGGAGGAGTACCTTTAGCAGTAAAGGTCTTAGGAAGCTTGATGCACTCCAAAATAGAAGAACATGAGTGGTTGCATATGGAACAATGTGAAATTTGGAATTTACCAGAAGTGAGCAGTAGAAGAATAATGGGGATATTAAAGTTGAGTTACGATCATCTGCCATCACACTTGAAACGTTGTTTTGCATATTGTTCAGTATTCCCCAAGGattataaatttgaaaaaaaattcttgatacAATTATGGATGGCAGAGGGATTCCTTCAACAACCACCCAAAGGAAGCAAACAAATAGAAGATGTTGGCAATGAATGTTTCTATATATTATTGTGGAATTCCTTTTTCCAAGATGTGGAGAAGGATGCTTACGGAGATATAGAGACATGTAAGATGCATGATCTTGTACATGATCTTGCACaagttgttggaaagcttgACTATTCCACTATGCATCAAGCCAATAATGTGGGAGACATTTCTGATGAAGTTCGTGGTCTGTCTCTTTTTCTTGATTGTGATGATGAGGAAACATTAATTATTCCTGAAGTGTTGGAGAAGGCAAAGAAATTACGGACATTAATATTATCATCATCAAGCTTGATCTCAAATGACATGTTGATGAACTTTCAGAGCTTGCGTGTGTTGGACGTATGTGACTGCAATATGAAAGAGGTGCCACCttcaataagaaaattgaaaCATTTAAGGTACCTTGACCTATCAGATAATCCAATTGAAGTGTTGCCTGAGTCTATCACTACCCTTTACAATTTGCAGACGTTAAAACTCAATTATTGCGATGATCTCAAAGAGCTTCCCAAGGAAATGAGAAAGATGGTTTGCCTGAGACATGTTGAATTTAAATGGGGAAACGAATGCACTGAGATGCCAATTGAGATGGGGAGATTGATAGATCTACAAACATTAACATATTTTATAGTGGGCAAAGATGGAGGACACAGTATTAAACAACTAAGGTGCTTGAATAATCTAAGAGGAGAACTGACTATAAAGGGTCTGGAGAACGTAACAACTGGAATAGAAGAAGCCAGGGAGGCAAATTTGAGAGGGAAGCCAGATGTTCGTGATTTAACATTAGAGTGGGGGCATTCTAGGAATACTACTGCTGGCCTATTAatgaatgatgatgatgatgctgtGTTAGAAGGCCTAGAACCTCATCCAAACTTGAAAAGGTTTTCGCTTCGAAACTTTGGCGGTGCAAAATATCCTACATGGATGGCATTAAGTGGTTTGTCAACATATAAAAATTTGATTGAGTTTAAACTCTATGGTTGCCGTAGATTGGAATATGTCCTAACGTTAGGGGTGCTACCATGTTTGAGGGTTCTTTGGTTAAATGACATGGAAAAGGTGAAATGTATTGGTCAGGAATTCTATTATAGCAGCAACAATAGTGGTAGTACTAgagcagcttcttcttcttcttcaaggacgACGGTGGTAGCATTTCCTTCACTTAAGGAACTATATTTATATAGAATGCGTAATTTGGTTGAATGGTCGGAAGTAAAAAACTCCTTTCTATCTCTTGAGGAGTTGCGGGTCGTCTTATGCCCTGAGTTGAAAATCACGCCAAGTGGATTCCCTTTCCTCAAAAACTTGTGGTTTGACGTAACAAATGAGATGGCACTAAAGTCACTGTCAAGCAACCTTATCTCTCTCAACTTTATTGATATTCGTTCCTGTCAAGACCTCAAGTCTGTGCCAGGGAGGTTGCTACAAAACAATGCATATTTTCTTGAGACCATGATGTTTTCGTATTGCCCTAAGCTTGAAacaatttttccaagtcaaGAAGAACAAGTTGAGATATCCCCTCTGCTCACCCCACTAGTCTTTCCGTCTCTTCGATCATTGTCAATACACAAGTGTCCTTTTGTAAAGCCTTTTCCGGAGGAATTACGGGGAATGACTTCTCTTCGATCGTTGAAATTGACTGGCTTTTGGGAATTGAAGTCACTACCAGAGGGGTTACAACAGCTCACTATGCTTGAGACACTAAAAATTGGTCGGTTTTCAGAGGGGCTGAAGGAGGTGGATTACATAAAAGGGGAAGAGGATCTCCACACCTTGTCTCCCTTCGAGACCTAAGACTTATTGGGTGGCCAGAGCTCAAGAATCCCCAGCGAGGCCAACTAAAGCACCTCACTAATCTACTATTTTAGTAAGTTCTATTACTAATCTATGACTTTTAGATTAATCATGCAGATTTTTATTGGAGCTTTGTTATTTATTAGCTACCTTCACCATATGATTTCCAGCGATCGATAATTAATCATGATCCTATCTAGCTTCGCTGATGGAGGTCCATTACCCAGCTAGGATATTGTTCAGGTGAGGTAAATTTGATCtggcttattttattttattttttattttgatttttatattttctttttctttttcttctattgttcAACCATATAAATATGAATGGATCTCCATAATTAATCTTATTTGCATGAATTTTGAAAGCTCTGATATGCTGTACCGTTCACTCTCCACCCTTCACCCACAATTTCttaaattatttcttttctttgccttgttTATAATGCGtgaattttttttcatctttccgTCTTTTTGTGATATTATTGaattaaaatggaaagaaaacttTCTTTTACCTGGACTTGTGATAGGACAGAGAAGAAATGAGTTTAGGCCAATTTGcataaaaatgtttttttcatttgaaataattggttgtatatatattcaattCTTCTTTCCCACTCCGGTCCTCACCTTTTCTTGGAAAGTGACGAGCACATCAGTCAAAGTGGGGACAACCAGTGGTATACGTTATACCTCAGTAGCACCATTGACGATTATGCACACAACTGTTAGATGGGGACAAAAGGGGTGCATCATAGACCCTCATACCTCATCAAACGATTGTATGCACAGCTgtgcacaaaaccttttgctgggaaaaaaattcctttgTAAGTATATGACCTATCTATCTTGTACAACCTTTGGGATTGCTCTCATTCATGATTAGACTAAAGGCCGACCAAATAAAGCCATTAGAAGGACATAAGAAGGGAATTTTCTCTAATCCAACAATTCTGAACCATCGCTCATTTGGTTGGTTGAAAGCATACAAGACCCGATCCACATTGTGGGAAAACACGAGATACCTGATCTAAAAGGGgttccttttctcatttatttttgagaaagTGCATGTGCTGAGTATTGTCTTATTGAACTCATTCATACTGTTTGATTATTGAGTAGGGTGCTTTTGCTTTTGCCAGTTATTTCTCCTTTTCACATTTGCAATGGCTATAATGTCCCACTTTGTTACTATGTTTTGATGTGAGCTTCTTTTTGTTGTTGCAATATGGCTTCTGTGTTTCAAATTGGGACCCAAAGCTTAGATCGATTAACAAGAGATTGAATATTGTGTAGCAAATTGGGACCCAAAAGCTTGGGCGtgagagaaatggagaaactgTGGGAGGATTGGATGGGGCCAGGTGGGGGGCTTATGCAGCCACTTTCTTCCACTTCATTGCTATTTGCAAAGAATATCATCTCAAGCTTCAACAAATAGCAATATCTTGCCCCACTACAAATTTGTTTGATCAATCTTGTTTCATTGTCTCTATTTCATGCTTATGGAACCTATGACTCATTTGCACTTATGAAAttatatttgtttttaaaattaatttgtttattatatCAATTCATTATTTGTGACtcgttaattttttttattatatattgaaGCTAACATGGTTTATGCCCCTAggtgagtctttagctcaaatggAAGAGCATGTGGGATTACACCCATGAGATGTTGGTTCAAATCCATCAAGACTCTAGAACTATTATATCAGCTCTGTTGCATTTATTGTTCAATTTAACTTGCTATAGGGATATTTTCCTATTGGTTTGCTTGAATTTAGCTAATGGAATTGTTAGATGTTAGGTTGGTTAACTAATGACAGTAATGGCTCAGTCCATCTGCCTTCTTGGCTTAAAATGGTGAATAGAAGTGGCCATTTTGAAGAATATAGattcttcaaaatatttatttatttatttattcataaaagcATATGAATTGCAGTTATGGAAGGAATTCCAACAGCATTTTAAGTGATAAACCCACGGAACCTGCCTTTGGTCACCCAAATGGACTACTTCAAGAATTTGTGAGCTTCcacttttgattcttttgaagcGATTCCTACAGAGAGAGAGGGCTTGGGTCTTTGAACTTCATTTTTCATGTATGATTCCTTATGataaaatttgaattaaaaatGGTTTTTTCATATCTTTTTCATGTACAGTGGTCGAACTATATATATACAATGTTTACAAAGTTGTTAAGAAAATAATTGGAAGGAAAACATAAGAACTTGATTTTAGGATAGATGGATGAAATCATGACTTGATTCCAGTACATTCCAAAACTGTCTCATGTCCATCCGTTGGCTTGATTCCAACATATCCAAAAATGACTCGTATCAATCCGTTAAGGCGGATGTGATCAATCAGTTGAGAAATCATAGGAGAAGATGGAGAAATGCTAATGTGGTCTTAGCTGGAGCATGCAagtcacatatgcccaacttggacCGTAGATTCTGAAATTGCTCACAGTAAAGAGACTTGGTGAACAAATCGGGCAGTTGTTGTTGAGTAGAGATCTTGGCTGGGaaaaggaagccttgttggatCTTATCACGAACGACATGACAATCGATCTCAAT
The Macadamia integrifolia cultivar HAES 741 unplaced genomic scaffold, SCU_Mint_v3 scaffold3103, whole genome shotgun sequence genome window above contains:
- the LOC122067768 gene encoding putative disease resistance protein RGA3 encodes the protein MAAESILVSGAQGILASLISIATQEISLVSGFKGELKKLQTTLTTIQGVLQDAENQQVEKVAVKEWLRRLKSVAYDADNVLDEFNYEVLRRKLEIQNRLMGKVRNFFSRSNPIAFRLKMAHKLKDINEELDGIRKDANDFNFGVLDLYSSSSSSTYDSTPSSMMYKADDRQTTSIIDDSKVVGRRDDKSKVVNMLVNTSNDQIISVFPIVGMGGLGKTTLAQSVFNDLSIVKNFDLRMWVCVSEPFEVHRLLKEIIESASGGTKCDASNLDVIARKLQEKLMGKRFLLVLDDVWSEDGEKWDNLINPLKSGSVGSKIIVTTRSNNIAKMMSTPNYIHHLGTLSDRDCWSLFSQRAFSHGEIPPNNLVDIGKRIVKKCGGVPLAVKVLGSLMHSKIEEHEWLHMEQCEIWNLPEVSSRRIMGILKLSYDHLPSHLKRCFAYCSVFPKDYKFEKKFLIQLWMAEGFLQQPPKGSKQIEDVGNECFYILLWNSFFQDVEKDAYGDIETCKMHDLVHDLAQVVGKLDYSTMHQANNVGDISDEVRGLSLFLDCDDEETLIIPEVLEKAKKLRTLILSSSSLISNDMLMNFQSLRVLDVCDCNMKEVPPSIRKLKHLRYLDLSDNPIEVLPESITTLYNLQTLKLNYCDDLKELPKEMRKMVCLRHVEFKWGNECTEMPIEMGRLIDLQTLTYFIVGKDGGHSIKQLRCLNNLRGELTIKGLENVTTGIEEAREANLRGKPDVRDLTLEWGHSRNTTAGLLMNDDDDAVLEGLEPHPNLKRFSLRNFGGAKYPTWMALSGLSTYKNLIEFKLYGCRRLEYVLTLGVLPCLRVLWLNDMEKVKCIGQEFYYSSNNSGSTRAASSSSSRTTVVAFPSLKELYLYRMRNLVEWSEVKNSFLSLEELRVVLCPELKITPSGFPFLKNLWFDVTNEMALKSLSSNLISLNFIDIRSCQDLKSVPGRLLQNNAYFLETMMFSYCPKLETIFPSQEEQVEISPLLTPLVFPSLRSLSIHKCPFVKPFPEELRGMTSLRSLKLTGFWELKSLPEGLQQLTMLETLKIGRFSEGLKEVDYIKGEEDLHTLSPFET